A stretch of DNA from Candidatus Pseudomonas phytovorans:
ATGGCGATACCGGATGACGACCACCAGAGGTACGACCTTCACCACCACCATGTGGGTGGTCAACCGGGTTCATGGCAACACCACGAACGGTTGGGCGAACGCCGCGCCAGCGTTTGGCACCAGCTTTACCCAGCGAGCGCAGGCTGTGCTCGGAGTTCGAGACTTCGCCCAGGGTCGCACGGCACTCAGCCAGTACTTTACGCATCTCACCGGAGCGCAGACGCAGAGTCACGTACACGCCGTCACGAGCGATCAGCTGAGCCGAAGCACCAGCGGAACGAGCGATCTGAGCACCTTTACCCGGCTTCAGTTCGACGCCGTGAATGGTGCTACCTACTGGAATGTTGCGCAGCTGCAGGGAGTTACCGGCCTTGATTGGGGCCAGGGCACCTGCGATCAGCTGGTCGCCAGCACTCACGCCTTTAGGGGCGATGATGTAGCGACGCTCACCGTCTGCGTAGCACAGCAGGGCGATGTGAGCAGTACGGTTCGGGTCGTATTCGATACGCTCGACAGTGGCTGGAATGCCATCTTTGTCGTTGCGACGGAAGTCAACCAGACGGTAATGCTGCTTATGACCACCACCAACGTGACGAGTGGTAATGCGGCCATTGTTGTTACGACCACCAGACTTCGATTTCTTCTCGAGCAGCGGTGCGTGAGGAGCGCCTTTGTGCAGCTCCTTGTTGACCACCTTGACCACGAAACGGCGGCCAGGGGAAGTCGGTTTGCATTTAACGATTGCCATGATGCACCCCTTCCTTACTCAGCACTGCTGCTGAAATCGAGATCTTGGCCTGGCTGAAGGGATACGATCGCCTTCTTCCAGTCATTACGCTTGCCCAGACCACGTGCGGTACGCTTGGTTTTACCCAGAACGTTAACAGTCGACACGTTTTCAACTTTTACGTTGAACAGGCCTTCGACAGCTTTCTTGATTTCCAGCTTGGTTGCGTCAGTAGCAACCTTGAATACGAACTGGCCTTTCTTCTCAGCCAGAACGGTAGCCTTCTCGGAAACGTGCGGGCCAAGGAGGACTTTGAATACGCGTTCCTGGTTCATCCCAGCAGCTCCTCGAATTTCTTCACGGCCGAGACAGTGATCAACACTTTCTCGTATGCGATCAGACTGACCGGGTCGGAACCTTGTACGTCACGTACGTCGACGTGCGGCAGGTTACGAGCAGCCAGGTACAGGTTCTGATCAACAGCGTCCGAAACGATCAGTACGTCGGTCAGACCCATGCCGTTCAGCTTGTTCAGCAGATCTTTGGTTTTCGGTGCTTCAACAGCGAAGTCCTGAACCACGACCAGACGGTCGCTACGCACCAGCTCAGCAAGGATGGAGCGCAGAGCTGCGCGGTACATCTTCTTGTTGAGCTTCTGCGAGTGATCTTGAGGGCGAGCTGCGAAGGTTACACCACCGCCACGCCAGATCGGACCACGAGTGGTACCAGCACGAGCACGGCCAGTACCCTTCTGACGCCATGGGCGCTTACCGCCACCGGAAACGTCGGAACGGGTCTTTTGCTGCTTGGTGCCCTGACGGCCGCCGGCCATGTAGGCCACGACTGCTTGGTGTACCAGCGTCTCGTTGTATTCGCCACCGAAAGTCAGTTCGGAAACTTCGATCGCCTGAGCGTCATTTACATTAAGTTGCATGTCAGTTTCCCCTTAACCGCGAGCCTTGACAGCTGGACGTACAACCACGTCGCCGCCAGTAGCGCCAGGTACGGCACCCTTGATCAGCAGCAGGTTGCGTTCAGCGTCTACGCGAACTACTTCCAGGGACTGAACAGTCACGCGCTCGGCGCCCATGTGACCGGACATTTTCTTGCCCTTGAACACACGACCAGGAGTCTGGCACTGGCCGATGGAACCAGGAACACGGTGCGACACGGAGTTACCGTGGGTGTTGTCCTGACCACGGAAGTTCCAGCGCTTGATGGTACCGGCAAAGCCTTTACCTTTCGACTGACCAGTAACGTCAACCAGCTGGCCTTCAGTGAAGAGTTCAGCTTTGATCAGATCGCCAGCCTGGAAATCGCCTTCTTCAAGACGGAACTCCCAAACACCGCGACCAGCGGCAACGTTGGCCTTGGCGAAGTGGCCTGCCTGAGCGGCAGTCACACGCGAAGCACGACGCTCGCCGACAGTGATTTGCACTGCACGGTAGCCATCGGTTTCTTCGGTTTTGAACTGGGTGACGCGATTCGGCTCGATCTCAATGACCGTGACCGGAATGGAGACACCTTCTTCGGTGAAAACGCGGGTCATACCGCATTTACGCCCGACTACACCAATAGTCATGTTGTAACCTCATGAGTGTACGGGGCTTTCACCCGCTATGGCCGCCCATTTCAGAGCGTTACACGGTTAAGACCGAAGTCTTAGCCGAGGCTGATCTGCACTTCCACACCTGCCGCGAGATCAAGCTTCATCAGCGCATCAACGGTTTTATCCGTTGGCTGGACGATGTCCAGAACACGCTTATGAGTGCGAATCTCGTACTGGTCACGCGCGTCTTTGTTGACGTGCGGGGAAACCAGAACGGTGAAACGCTCTTTGCGGGTAGGCAGTGGAATTGGACCACGCACTTGTGCACCAGTACGTTTCGCGGTTTCCACGATTTCCTGGGTGGATTGGTCGATCAGGCGATGGTCAAAAGCCTTCAACCTGATTCGGATTTGCTGATTTTGCATTGGATTTCAGACTCCAGGCTGTTCCCAACGGACGCACTACGCCCGCTAAAAGGAGGCGTGATTCTATAGACGCCTCAATTTAGTGTCAACCGAATAAAAAAAACCCCCGCTGAGCGGGGGTCTTTTTCAATCGCTCGAGTGATTACTCGATGATTTTGGCTACGACGCCGGCGCCGACGGTACGACCGCCTTCACGGATAGCGAAGCGCAGACCGTCTTCCATTGCGATGGTCTTGATCAGGGTGACAACCATCTGGATGTTGTCGCCTGGCATTACCATTTCAACGCCTTCCGGCAGTTCGCAGTTACCGGTCACGTCAGTGGTACGGAAGTAGAACTGAGGACGGTAGCCTTTGAAGAACGGAGTGTGACGACCGCCTTCTTCTTTCGACAGAACGTAGACTTCTGCGGTGAACTTGGTGTGCGGCTTGACCGAACCTGGCTTGACCAGAACCTGGCCACGCTCAACGTCATCACGCTTGGTACCACGCAGCAGAACGCCGCAGTTCTCGCCAGCACGGCCTTCGTCCAGCAGCTTGCGGAACATCTCAACACCGGTGCAGGTGGTGGTTTGAGTGTCACGCAGACCAACGATTTCCAGCGCTTCCTGAACCTTGACGATACCGCGCTCGATACGACCGGTAACAACAGTACCGCGACCGGAGATCGAGAACACGTCTTCGATTGGCATCAGGAACGGCTTGTCGATAGCACGCTCTGGCTCTGGGATGTAGCTGTCCAGAGTTTCGACCAGCTTACGAACGGCAGTGGTGCCCATTTCGTTGTCGTCTTTGCCTTCCAGCGCCATACGAGCCGAACCGATGATGATCGGGGTGTCGTCGCCTGGGAAGTCGTAGGTGGACAGCAGGTCGCGAACTTCCATCTCGACCAGTTCCAGCAGCTCAGCGTCGTCTACCAGGTCAGCCTTGTTCAGGAAGACCACGATGTACGGAACGCCAACCTGACGGGACAGCAGGATGTGCTCACGGGTTTGTGGCATCGGACCATCGGCGGCCGAGCAAACCAGGATCGCGCCGTCCATCTGGGCAGCACCAGTGATCATGTTCTTCACGTAGTCAGCGTGACCTGGGCAGTCAACGTGAGCGTAGTGACGAATGGTCGAGTTGTATTCGACGTGAGCGGTGTTGATGGTGATACCGCGCGCTTTTTCTTCCGGAGCCGAGTCGATCTTGTCGAAGTCAACGATTGCGGAACCGAAAACTTCGGAGCAAACGCGAGTCAGAGCTGCGGTCAGAGTGGTCTTACCGTGGTCAACGTGGCCGATAGTGCCGACGTTAACGTGGGGAAGGGAACGATCAAATTTTTCTTTAGCCACGACAGTGAACTCCTAGCCTAAAGGGGCTGAATCAGCCTTGTTTTTTAACGAGAGCTTCGACGATGTTCGACGGAGCTTCGGCATATTTAGAGAATTCCATGGAGTAGCTTGCGCGACCCTGAGACATGGAACGAACGTCGGTTGCATAACCGAACATCTCTCCGAGCGGCACTTCAGCACGGATAACCCTGCCGGAGACCGAATCATCCATACCCTGGATCAGACCACGACGACGGTTCAGGTCACCCATCACGTCACCCATGTAGTCCTCAGGGGTTACAACTTCAACCTTCATGATCGGCTCGAGAACCTGGCCGCCGCCCTTCTGGGCCAGCTGCTTGGTTGCCATCGAAGCAGCGACCTTGAACGCCATTTCGTTGGAGTCGACGTCGTGGTACGAACCGTCGAATACCGTGGCCTTGAGGCCGATCAGAGGATAGCCGGCAACGACGCCGTTCTTCATCTGCTCTTCGATACCCTTCTGGATCGGGGCGATGAATTCCTTAGGAATCACACCACCAACGACTTCGTTGGTGAACACCAGACCTTCGGTGATGTTGCCTTTTTCGTCTACGTCCGGCTCCGAGAAACGGATCCAGCAGTGACCGAACTGACCACGACCACCCGACTGACGAACGAACTTGCCTTCGATCTCGACGTTGGACTTGGTGATCCGCTCGCGGTACGAAACCTGCGGCTTACCGATGTTGGCTTCGACGTTGAACTCGCGCTTCATGCGGTCAACGAGGATGTCCAGGTGAAGCTCGCCCATACCCGAAATGATGGTCTGGCCGGTTTCTTCGTCGGTCTTGACGCGGAACGACGGGTCTTCCTGAGCAAGCTTGCCCAGTGCGATACCCATCTTTTCCTGGTCCTGCTTGGTCTTCGGCTCAACAGCTACCGAGATCACAGGCTCCGGGAAGTCCATACGCTCGAGGATCACTGGCTTGTCGGCGTTGCACAGGGTGTCACCAGTGGTGACGTCCTTCATGCCGATCAGCGCAGCAATGTCGCCCGCACGTACTTCTTTGATCTCTTCACGCTGGTTGGCGTGCATCTGGACCATACGACCAACGCGCTCTTTCTTGCCCTTGACCGAGTTGATGACGGAGTCACCGGAGGTCAGGAAGCCCGAATAGACACGGACGAAAGTCAGAGTACCAACGAACGGGTCGGTGGCAATCTTGAACGCCAGAGCCGAGAACGGCTCGTCATCGGAAGCGTGACGCTCGATGTAGTCTTCAGCAACCAGCTCGTCCTTCGGCTTCTCGATGAGATCCGGGTGGATACCTTTGATCGCAGGGATCTCGGTAGGAGCAGGCAGGAAGTCGATAACGGCGTCGAGAACCAGGGGAACACCCTTGTTCTTGAACGACGAACCGCAGACAGCCGGAACGATCTCGCTGGCCAGGGTGCGCGCGCGCAGACCGGCTTTGATTTCGTCGATGGTCAGCTCTTCGCCTTCCAGGTACTTGTTCATCAGCTCTTCGCTGGACTCGGCAGCCGCTTCAACCATGTTGGAGCGCCACTCTTGAGCCAGCTCAAGCATGTCGGCAGGAATTTCTTCCTCGCGCGGCGAAGTACCCTTGTCGTCGTCGTTCCAGTAGACAGCCTTCATCTTGATCAGATCGATCTGACCTTGGAAGTTGTCTTCCGAACCGATAGCCAACTGGATCGGAACCGGGGTGTGACCCAGGCGGTTCTTGATCTGGCCGATAACGCGCAGGAAGTCAGCGCCGGCGCGGTCCATCTTGTTCACGTAGACAACACGTGGAACGCCGTACTTGTTGGCTTGACGCCATACGGTTTCGGACTGCGGCTCAACGCCGGAGGTACCGCAGAACACAACGACCGCGCCGTCGAGCACGCGCAGCGAACGCTCTACTTCAATAGTGAAGTCAACGTGGCCAGGGGTGTCGATGACGTTTACGCGGTAGTTGTCGTACTGACCGGTGGAGCCTTTCCAGAAGGTGGTTACAGCAGCGGAGGTAATGGTAATACCCCGCTCCTGCTCCTGCACCATCCAGTCGGTGGTCGCGGCGCCATCATGCACCTCGCCCATCTTGTGGCTCAGGCCTGTGTAAAACAGGATCCGCTCGGTAGTGGTGGTCTTGCCCGCGTCAACGTGCGCACAGATACCAATGTTACGGTAGCGGTTAATTGCTGTAGTACGAGCCATAAAGCCCTCGCAAAGTGATTGATGCCTGAATTAGAAGCGGTAGTGCGAGAACGCTTTGTTGGCCTCGGCCATACGGTGAACGTCTTCACGCTTCTTGACTGCAGCACCTTTGCCTTCAGCAGCATCCAGCAGCTCACCAGCCAGGCGCAGAGCCATCGACTTCTCGCCGCGCTTGCGGGCGTAGTCTACGAGCCAGCGCATTGCCAGAGCATTACGACGGGAAGGACGAACTTCAACCGGGACCTGGTAAGTGGCACCGCCTACACGGCGGGACTTTACTTCGACCAGCGGAGCGATGGCGTCGAGAGCTTTCTCGAAGATTTCCAGGGGGTCGCTGTTCTTGCGTTCTTTAACCTTGTCCAGAGCACCGTAAACGATGCGCTCGGCCACGGCCTTCTTGCCGCTTTCCATCACGTGGTTCATGAACTTGGCGAGGATTTGGGATCCGTATTTAGGATCGTCCAGAATCTCACGTTTTGCTGCTACACGACGTCTTGGCATGATAAGCCCTCAAACGGTCTTCAGGTTAGCCCGGGACGTGGGTCTTCGACCCCTGCCCGACCTTACTCTTATCGACTCAAAAAAATGGATGTGTGCAAACGGCCGATTACTTCGGACGCTTGGTACCGTACTTCGAACGACCCTGGTTACGGCCTTTAACGCCCGAAGTATCCAGAGAGCCGCGAACGGTGTGGTAACGAACACCTGGCAAGTCTTTTACACGGCCGCCACGGATCAGGACGACGCTGTGCTCTTGCAGGTTGTGGCCTTCACCGCCGATGTACGAGGAAACCTCGAAACCGTTGGTCAGGCGCACACGGCATACTTTACGCAGTGCCGAGTTAGGTTTTTTCGGCGTGGTGGTGTACACGCGGGTGCACACGCCACGACGTTGCGGGCAGTTCTGCAGCGCAGGAACGTCGGACTTCTCGACCGAACGCTTACGCGGCTGACGTACCAGCTGGTTGATAGTTGCCATCTACTAGCTCCACTGATTGTCTTGCGACTCTATTGTCTTGCAAGAAAGCCAAAAATTGACGAGACGAAGCCCCACCAAATTTGAGGGTACAAAAGTCTACGGAGGATCTTGCACCCAGTCAAGACGAAGCCCCGGCCCTCCCCGCCCGATCATCGGCAACATTTTATGTCGCCGATGGCCGTTCGGGGTTTGCCGGGGCCCTGCCCTGTACTTAATTACCGCTGGAGTTCAGTGCTTCGGTCAGTGCGGCTTCGACCTCACTGGCGCTCACACGCAGCGGTTTGTCGGCTTCACGGCGACGCTTGCGCTCGCTGTGGTAGGCCAGACCGGTACCAGCCGGGATCAGACGACCCACGACCACGTTCTCTTTCAGGCCGCGCAGGTAGTCGCGCTTGCCGGTTACCGCCGCTTCGGTCAGTACGCGGGTAGTTTCCTGGAAGGAAGCCGCGGAAATGAACGATTCGGTCGACAGCGACGCCTTGGTGATACCCAGCAGCACGCGGGTGAACTTGGAGATGAACTTGTCATCACCGGCGAGACGCTCGTTCTCTACCAGTACATGAGTCAGCTCCATCTGGTCGCCCTTGATGAAGGTTGAGTCACCCGACTCTGCGATCTCGACCTTGCGCAGCATCTGACGCAGGATGGTCTCGATGTGCTTGTCGTTGATCTTAACGCCTTGCAGACGGTAAACGTCCTGGATCTCGTTGACGATGTACTTCGCCAGCGCGCTCACACCCAGCAGACGCAGGATGTCGTGCGGATCGCTCGGGCCGTCGGAGATAACTTCGCCGCGGTTTACCTGTTCGCCTTCGAAGACGTTGAGGTGGCGCCACTTCGGAATCAGCTCTTCGTACGGATCGCTGCCGTCGGTCGGAGTGATGACCAGACGACGTTTGCCCTTGGTCTCTTTACCGAACGCGATGGTGCCGCTGACTTCAGCCAGAATCGAGGCTTCTTTCGGACGACGCGCTTCGAACAAGTCGGCAACGCGCGGCAGACCACCGGTGATGTCGCGGGTTTTCGACGTTTCTTGCGGGATACGCGCGATAACGTCACCAACACCGATCTGTGCACCGTCGGCCACACCTACCAAGGCGTTAGCTGGCAGGAAGTACTGAGCCGGTACGTCGGTACCTGGCAGGTACAGGTCCTTGCCATTGGCATCGACCATCTTGATTGCCGGACGGATTTCCTTGCCTGCGGCAGGGCGATCCTTGACGTCCAGTACTTCAATGTTGGTCAGACCAGTCAGTTCGTCGGTCTGGCGCTTGATGGTGATGTTTTCTTCCATGCCCACGAAGGTCACGGTACCTTTCAGCTCGGTAACGATCGGGTGGGTGTGCGGGTCCCACTTGGCGACGATGGCGCCAGCTTCGACCTTCTCACCTTCCTTGACCGAAATCACCGCACCGTAAGGCAGCTTGTAACGCTCACGCT
This window harbors:
- the fusA gene encoding elongation factor G, whose product is MARTTAINRYRNIGICAHVDAGKTTTTERILFYTGLSHKMGEVHDGAATTDWMVQEQERGITITSAAVTTFWKGSTGQYDNYRVNVIDTPGHVDFTIEVERSLRVLDGAVVVFCGTSGVEPQSETVWRQANKYGVPRVVYVNKMDRAGADFLRVIGQIKNRLGHTPVPIQLAIGSEDNFQGQIDLIKMKAVYWNDDDKGTSPREEEIPADMLELAQEWRSNMVEAAAESSEELMNKYLEGEELTIDEIKAGLRARTLASEIVPAVCGSSFKNKGVPLVLDAVIDFLPAPTEIPAIKGIHPDLIEKPKDELVAEDYIERHASDDEPFSALAFKIATDPFVGTLTFVRVYSGFLTSGDSVINSVKGKKERVGRMVQMHANQREEIKEVRAGDIAALIGMKDVTTGDTLCNADKPVILERMDFPEPVISVAVEPKTKQDQEKMGIALGKLAQEDPSFRVKTDEETGQTIISGMGELHLDILVDRMKREFNVEANIGKPQVSYRERITKSNVEIEGKFVRQSGGRGQFGHCWIRFSEPDVDEKGNITEGLVFTNEVVGGVIPKEFIAPIQKGIEEQMKNGVVAGYPLIGLKATVFDGSYHDVDSNEMAFKVAASMATKQLAQKGGGQVLEPIMKVEVVTPEDYMGDVMGDLNRRRGLIQGMDDSVSGRVIRAEVPLGEMFGYATDVRSMSQGRASYSMEFSKYAEAPSNIVEALVKKQG
- the rpsL gene encoding 30S ribosomal protein S12, whose protein sequence is MATINQLVRQPRKRSVEKSDVPALQNCPQRRGVCTRVYTTTPKKPNSALRKVCRVRLTNGFEVSSYIGGEGHNLQEHSVVLIRGGRVKDLPGVRYHTVRGSLDTSGVKGRNQGRSKYGTKRPK
- the rplC gene encoding 50S ribosomal protein L3 → MTIGVVGRKCGMTRVFTEEGVSIPVTVIEIEPNRVTQFKTEETDGYRAVQITVGERRASRVTAAQAGHFAKANVAAGRGVWEFRLEEGDFQAGDLIKAELFTEGQLVDVTGQSKGKGFAGTIKRWNFRGQDNTHGNSVSHRVPGSIGQCQTPGRVFKGKKMSGHMGAERVTVQSLEVVRVDAERNLLLIKGAVPGATGGDVVVRPAVKARG
- the rplD gene encoding 50S ribosomal protein L4, coding for MQLNVNDAQAIEVSELTFGGEYNETLVHQAVVAYMAGGRQGTKQQKTRSDVSGGGKRPWRQKGTGRARAGTTRGPIWRGGGVTFAARPQDHSQKLNKKMYRAALRSILAELVRSDRLVVVQDFAVEAPKTKDLLNKLNGMGLTDVLIVSDAVDQNLYLAARNLPHVDVRDVQGSDPVSLIAYEKVLITVSAVKKFEELLG
- the rplW gene encoding 50S ribosomal protein L23; protein product: MNQERVFKVLLGPHVSEKATVLAEKKGQFVFKVATDATKLEIKKAVEGLFNVKVENVSTVNVLGKTKRTARGLGKRNDWKKAIVSLQPGQDLDFSSSAE
- the rpsJ gene encoding 30S ribosomal protein S10, whose amino-acid sequence is MQNQQIRIRLKAFDHRLIDQSTQEIVETAKRTGAQVRGPIPLPTRKERFTVLVSPHVNKDARDQYEIRTHKRVLDIVQPTDKTVDALMKLDLAAGVEVQISLG
- the rplB gene encoding 50S ribosomal protein L2, yielding MAIVKCKPTSPGRRFVVKVVNKELHKGAPHAPLLEKKSKSGGRNNNGRITTRHVGGGHKQHYRLVDFRRNDKDGIPATVERIEYDPNRTAHIALLCYADGERRYIIAPKGVSAGDQLIAGALAPIKAGNSLQLRNIPVGSTIHGVELKPGKGAQIARSAGASAQLIARDGVYVTLRLRSGEMRKVLAECRATLGEVSNSEHSLRSLGKAGAKRWRGVRPTVRGVAMNPVDHPHGGGEGRTSGGRHPVSPWGFPTKGAKTRGNKRTDKMIVRRRK
- the tuf gene encoding elongation factor Tu; translation: MAKEKFDRSLPHVNVGTIGHVDHGKTTLTAALTRVCSEVFGSAIVDFDKIDSAPEEKARGITINTAHVEYNSTIRHYAHVDCPGHADYVKNMITGAAQMDGAILVCSAADGPMPQTREHILLSRQVGVPYIVVFLNKADLVDDAELLELVEMEVRDLLSTYDFPGDDTPIIIGSARMALEGKDDNEMGTTAVRKLVETLDSYIPEPERAIDKPFLMPIEDVFSISGRGTVVTGRIERGIVKVQEALEIVGLRDTQTTTCTGVEMFRKLLDEGRAGENCGVLLRGTKRDDVERGQVLVKPGSVKPHTKFTAEVYVLSKEEGGRHTPFFKGYRPQFYFRTTDVTGNCELPEGVEMVMPGDNIQMVVTLIKTIAMEDGLRFAIREGGRTVGAGVVAKIIE
- the rpsG gene encoding 30S ribosomal protein S7; the encoded protein is MPRRRVAAKREILDDPKYGSQILAKFMNHVMESGKKAVAERIVYGALDKVKERKNSDPLEIFEKALDAIAPLVEVKSRRVGGATYQVPVEVRPSRRNALAMRWLVDYARKRGEKSMALRLAGELLDAAEGKGAAVKKREDVHRMAEANKAFSHYRF